Proteins from one Denticeps clupeoides unplaced genomic scaffold, fDenClu1.1, whole genome shotgun sequence genomic window:
- the LOC114774362 gene encoding forkhead box protein B1-like: MPRPGRSASGAQKPPYSYISLTAMAIQSHPEKMLPLSGIYRFITDRFPYYRRDARRWQNSLRHNLSFNDCFVRVPRRPEQPGRGSLWALHPRCGDMFANGSLLRRRKRFRAPGSPEPPSRTPFRHPFAIESLIGRDLAAGYPPPAAWTPAYGGGAMEAPSGEFRAYGAPLRPGRVLPAVPVPVRAAPVPLHVPLHVPVLPPGTPTRGAQNPGAELRSVAVR, from the coding sequence ATGCCGCGTCCCGGGAGGAGCGCGTCCGGCGCGCAGAAGCCGCCCTACTCCTACATCTCCCTCACCGCCATGGCCATCCAGAGCCACCCGGAGAAGATGCTGCCGCTCAGCGGGATCTACCGCTTCATCACCGACCGCTTCCCCTACTACCGCCGCGACGCCCGCCGCTGGCAGAACTCGCTGCGCCACAACTTGTCCTTCAACGACTGCTTCGTGCGCGTCCCGCGGCGGCCGGAGCAGCCGGGCCGGGGCAGCCTGTGGGCGCTGCACCCGCGCTGCGGGGACATGTTCGCCAACGGCAGCCTCCTGCGCCGGAGGAAGCGCTTCCGGGCGCCGGGGAGCCCCGAGCCGCCGAGCCGGACGCCCTTCAGACACCCCTTCGCCATCGAGAGCCTGATCGGCCGGGACCTGGCCGCCGGGTACCCGCCGCCGGCCGCCTGGACGCCCGCGTACGGAGGAGGCGCCATGGAGGCGCCAAGCGGGGAGTTCCGTGCGTACGGAGCGCCGCTGCGCCCGGGACGCGTCCTGCCCGCCGTCCCGGTGCCCGTCCGAGCCGCGCCCGTCCCGCTACACGTCCCGCTACACGTCCCCGTCCTCCCACCCGGGACCCCGACCCGCGGAGCGCAGAACCCGGGAGCGGAGCTGCGCTCGGTGGCGGTGCGCTGA